Within the Gloeobacter kilaueensis JS1 genome, the region ACCGGTGGTGAGCGCACGGGTGCAGCGGCAGCTCTGGCCACCCTCCCTCAGCATCGACCTCGAAGAGCGCGAGCCGGTGGCAGGTGCGCCCTTACCTGGCAAGCCCGGCGCGATCGATGCCACTGGAGTCTGGATCGACCTCAAGCGCTTTGGCCGCTTTCGTCATCCCCAATTAACTGTTTGGGGATATACCGCCGATAAAGCTGGTAGCTGGAAAACGCTCTACCCACAAGTAGCCCGTTCGCCCCTGACAATCCGGGTGATCGACTTGCGCGATCCGAGTGATATCGTCCTGCGCACCGAGTTAGGGGAAGTCCATCTCGGTGCCTTCAGCGCTCAATTTTCAACACAATTGCAGCAGCTCGATCGAATGCGCGATCTGATCCGCCGCTATCCGCCTGCCCAGGTTGCCTTCATCGACCTGCGCAGTTCGCAACTGCCGGTGCTGCGTTTGCGCGCTCCTGTTCCTTAAGGAAAGCACTACCCTTTTTGCTACGGGCAGTTTAGGATGGGGCCAATTATTTTGGCCGCCACTACCTGCAGGACAACAAAGCATGGCGATATTCGACAGCAATCCCGATGAAAAAATTCAGGCATCCGCCTACTTCCAATCGAAAAGTCATGTAAGATTAAACGAAACTTCCGTGGGTTCCTACCGGACGATGGCACCACAACCAGGCATGGGTATGCGAATGGATGAAATTGTGCCCAGTAGCGTTGCACTCATCAAAGTCGTCGGTGTCGGTGGCGGCGGTGGCAACGCCGTCAATCGCATGATCGCAAGCAACGTCGTCGGCGTCGAATTCTGGGCGATCAACACCGATGCCCAGTCGCTGACCCAGTCCAGTGCTCCCCAGAGGTTGCAGATCGGTCAAAAGCTGACGCGCGGTCTGGGAGCGGGGGGCAACCCGTCGATTGGCCAGAAGGCCGCCGAGGAGTCGCGAGAAGAGATCATGGCTGCCCTCGAAGGGGCCGACCTTGTCTTTATCACCGCCGGTATGGGCGGCGGCACCGGCACAGGGGCGGCGGCAATCGTCGCCGAGGCGGCCAAAGAAGTGGGGGCGCTCACGGTGGCGGTGGTCACCCGGCCCTTCACCTTTGAAGGGCGGCGGCGGATGCAGCAGGCCGAATCGGGCATCGAGGCGCTGCAGGGCCGGGTCGATACGCTGATCGTCATTCCCAACGACAAGTTGCTCACGGTCATCTCCGAGCAGACGCCGGTTCAAGAGGCGTTCCGGATCGCCGACGACATCCTGCGCCAGGGCGTGCAGGGCATCTCCGACATCAT harbors:
- a CDS encoding cell division protein FtsQ/DivIB, which translates into the protein MTTVLSKSVLVARRQQFRRRRWLWRLLGLWRVLLAAGIAAGLVWLARTPLWQVRSAEAIKITGAQRLEAEQIQQVLALRYPLPVLAIRPEQLEARLLTELPVVSARVQRQLWPPSLSIDLEEREPVAGAPLPGKPGAIDATGVWIDLKRFGRFRHPQLTVWGYTADKAGSWKTLYPQVARSPLTIRVIDLRDPSDIVLRTELGEVHLGAFSAQFSTQLQQLDRMRDLIRRYPPAQVAFIDLRSSQLPVLRLRAPVP
- the ftsZ gene encoding cell division protein FtsZ, producing MAPQPGMGMRMDEIVPSSVALIKVVGVGGGGGNAVNRMIASNVVGVEFWAINTDAQSLTQSSAPQRLQIGQKLTRGLGAGGNPSIGQKAAEESREEIMAALEGADLVFITAGMGGGTGTGAAAIVAEAAKEVGALTVAVVTRPFTFEGRRRMQQAESGIEALQGRVDTLIVIPNDKLLTVISEQTPVQEAFRIADDILRQGVQGISDIITIPGLINVDFADVRAIMADAGSALMGIGMGSGKSRAREAAMTAISSPLLESSIEGANGVVLNVTGGHDLTLHEVNEAAAVIYEVVDPNANIIFGAVIDEKLQGELRITVIATGFNGVLPAVKAGKVRLTEPGDVPTAKPTIGPPPTAANPARATGDEVLDIPEFLRRRRPLV